A single Vicinamibacteria bacterium DNA region contains:
- a CDS encoding efflux RND transporter periplasmic adaptor subunit: MGKRARILLVGGAGIVVLGLVLLGFRSRGSGPRYATAVVDRGDISDVVGATGLLQAVITVQVGSQVSGTISSLGADFNSVVKKDQVIARLDPALFQARVEQMKANLVSARATVERNRATVADNKQKYERSRQLAATNLIPESDLESAKAAYDGAVASVGESEAAVTQAQASLNQADLDLAHSVIQAPIAGVVLARNVDVGQTVAASFQAPVLFVIANDLTQMQVNASVDEADIGRVRAGEAVSFHVDAYPDQAFAGKVDQVRLQPITNQNVVTYNTMITVDNKDLRLMPGMTATVSVIIQDRESALRFPSPALRFRPDGFAEDKGARKASSGTAASPAAPARNGRPSPARTDAPPPGSDGRPGLVFTLGDDGRPKPVPVRLGISDGRFVEVVSGLDEGARVITGLDETGGRPAPRPSASPANNPFAPGRPQPRTR; encoded by the coding sequence ATGGGAAAACGCGCGCGCATCCTTCTCGTGGGGGGGGCCGGCATCGTTGTCCTCGGCCTGGTCCTGCTCGGCTTCCGGAGCCGAGGCAGCGGGCCGCGCTACGCGACGGCGGTGGTGGACCGCGGCGACATCTCCGACGTGGTCGGCGCCACCGGGCTCCTGCAGGCGGTGATCACGGTTCAGGTGGGCTCCCAGGTATCCGGCACCATCTCGAGCCTGGGCGCGGATTTCAACTCGGTGGTGAAGAAGGATCAGGTGATCGCCCGCCTGGATCCTGCCCTCTTCCAGGCTCGGGTCGAGCAGATGAAGGCCAACCTCGTGTCTGCCCGGGCCACCGTCGAGCGCAACCGTGCCACCGTGGCCGACAACAAGCAGAAGTACGAGCGCTCCCGCCAGCTGGCGGCGACGAACTTGATACCCGAGAGCGACCTGGAAAGCGCCAAGGCCGCTTACGACGGGGCGGTGGCCTCGGTCGGGGAGAGCGAGGCCGCGGTGACCCAGGCCCAGGCGTCCCTGAACCAGGCCGATCTGGACCTCGCCCACTCCGTGATCCAGGCCCCCATCGCGGGGGTGGTCCTGGCCCGCAACGTGGATGTAGGCCAGACGGTGGCCGCCTCCTTCCAGGCCCCCGTGCTCTTCGTGATCGCCAACGACCTGACCCAGATGCAGGTGAACGCTTCCGTCGACGAGGCGGACATCGGGCGCGTCCGCGCGGGAGAGGCGGTTTCCTTCCACGTCGACGCCTACCCTGACCAGGCTTTCGCGGGCAAGGTGGACCAGGTCCGCCTGCAGCCGATCACGAACCAGAACGTCGTGACCTACAACACCATGATCACCGTGGACAACAAGGACCTGCGGCTCATGCCCGGCATGACCGCTACCGTCTCCGTGATCATCCAGGACCGCGAGAGCGCCCTGCGCTTTCCCTCCCCCGCCCTGCGCTTCCGGCCGGACGGGTTCGCGGAGGACAAGGGGGCCCGGAAGGCGTCCTCCGGGACCGCGGCGAGCCCGGCCGCTCCCGCCCGGAACGGGCGTCCTTCTCCCGCGCGCACCGACGCCCCGCCCCCGGGGAGCGATGGCCGGCCCGGCCTGGTCTTCACGTTGGGGGATGACGGCCGCCCCAAGCCCGTGCCCGTCCGCCTCGGTATCTCGGACGGCCGGTTCGTAGAGGTGGTGTCGGGGCTTGACGAAGGGGCGCGCGTCATCACGGGCCTCGATGAGACCGGCGGCCGGCCGGCACCGCGGCCCAGCGCTTCTCCCGCCAACAACCCGTTTGCTCCCGGTCGGCCCCAGCCGCGCACGCGATGA
- a CDS encoding ABC transporter permease has protein sequence MEILNIARIAFKALRRNKIRSALTALGVIIGVASVIAMIALSSGARAAIDAQIQSTGTNVVYVSAGSFARMGSVRGGIGSVQTLTLEDSQAIKDQVAAVGRLTPVVRGRSQVIAANENWATSIEGGNEDYLSVRNWPLASGDNITPRDVLVAEKVCLLGDTVAQNLFLGQDPVGQIIRIKSLPFRVVGVLTPKGQGQWGQDQDDIIVAPYTTIQKKLLGITYIHQVMVSATRPDTVEEAAREITRLLRQRHRISNPDEDDFTVRTVEEMAQTRVQLAQTMTGLLMSVASVSLLVGGIGIMNIMLVSVTERTKEIGLRMAVGARTRDILRQFLTEAVSLSALGGIVGIVLGVGVSQGLTQVLGWPTLITSSSVVIAFAFAAAVGIFFGYYPARKAATLDPIDALRYE, from the coding sequence ATGGAGATCCTCAACATCGCCCGCATCGCCTTCAAGGCTCTGCGCCGGAACAAGATCCGCTCCGCCCTCACCGCCCTGGGGGTGATCATCGGGGTGGCCTCCGTCATCGCCATGATCGCGCTCAGCTCGGGGGCCCGGGCCGCCATCGACGCCCAGATCCAGAGCACGGGTACCAACGTGGTCTACGTCTCGGCGGGGAGCTTTGCCCGCATGGGCAGCGTCCGGGGAGGTATCGGCTCCGTCCAGACCCTGACCCTGGAGGATTCCCAGGCCATCAAGGATCAGGTCGCGGCGGTGGGACGGCTCACCCCGGTGGTGCGGGGCCGCTCCCAGGTCATCGCCGCCAACGAGAACTGGGCCACTTCCATCGAGGGCGGCAACGAGGATTACCTGTCGGTCCGGAACTGGCCCCTTGCCAGCGGGGACAACATCACCCCCCGGGACGTCCTCGTTGCGGAGAAGGTCTGCTTGCTGGGGGACACCGTGGCCCAGAACCTCTTCCTCGGCCAGGATCCGGTGGGCCAGATCATCCGCATCAAGAGCCTGCCCTTCCGGGTAGTGGGCGTGCTCACCCCCAAGGGCCAGGGGCAATGGGGGCAGGACCAGGACGACATCATCGTGGCCCCCTACACCACCATCCAGAAGAAGCTCCTCGGCATCACCTACATCCACCAGGTCATGGTCTCGGCGACCCGCCCGGACACGGTGGAGGAGGCGGCCCGGGAGATCACCCGCCTCCTCCGCCAGCGCCACCGGATCAGCAACCCGGACGAGGACGACTTCACCGTGCGCACGGTGGAGGAGATGGCCCAGACCCGCGTGCAGCTGGCCCAGACCATGACCGGCCTGCTCATGAGCGTGGCCTCCGTGAGCCTGCTCGTGGGCGGAATCGGGATCATGAACATCATGCTCGTCTCGGTGACGGAGCGGACAAAGGAGATCGGCTTGCGCATGGCGGTCGGAGCCCGCACCCGGGACATCCTGCGTCAGTTCCTGACCGAGGCGGTGAGCCTCTCCGCCCTGGGGGGGATCGTGGGCATCGTGCTCGGGGTGGGCGTCTCGCAGGGCCTGACCCAGGTCCTGGGCTGGCCCACCCTCATCACCTCCTCCTCCGTCGTGATCGCTTTCGCCTTCGCGGCCGCGGTGGGGATCTTCTTCGGCTACTACCCCGCGCGTAAGGCAGCCACCCTCGATCCCATCGACGCCCTCCGCTACGAATAG
- a CDS encoding TolC family protein, whose translation MRRRTRVLVAVAVALILPRPGLAEERPVLELSLDDAVKRALDNNLDIAVDRFNPTVGAEGVRQALGAYDPFLSATLSTGSQESPATSAFSGGTKVSTDTQIWNFGVNQYLPTGGTFNLTFNSNKSDTNSVFTTFNPTFTSFFSLNLTQPLLRNFKLDSAREGIRVAKKSREISDVQFRQTVINTVASTKQGYYDLIAAIDNLDAQQKSLDLAKKLLNENEIKVRVGTLAPLDVVSAQAEVASREEGVIRAEAAILDTEDALKRLIFPKNDPATWDLRIVPKDRPNAEPVRVDVGTAIQNALEKRTDVVVARKNLEKADISVDFARSQVLPQVDLVASYGSTGVGGTGLKRQSLGGPIVSTVPGGYGDAAGDALGIANPTWTVRLNLTYPLMNRAAAAQSAQARLFKDQALISFQLLELQVAQQVRVAARAVETNSKRIATTRAARVLQEQRLDAEEKKFAAGMSTNFLVTQAQRDLADARVAEIQAIADYSKSVVELQRVQEAGVSGSGGVATVSTGTGNPLAPQAVTTSSTGTTSTSRTTTPTSTTGTTTTASTGP comes from the coding sequence ATGAGACGACGAACTCGCGTTTTGGTGGCGGTAGCCGTGGCCCTCATCCTCCCCCGTCCCGGCCTAGCCGAGGAGCGTCCGGTCCTGGAGTTGAGCTTGGACGACGCGGTCAAACGCGCTCTCGACAACAACTTGGACATCGCAGTCGATCGCTTCAACCCAACCGTCGGCGCGGAGGGGGTCCGGCAGGCCTTGGGCGCCTACGATCCTTTCCTCTCCGCAACCCTGAGCACGGGGTCGCAGGAGTCGCCCGCCACCAGCGCGTTCTCGGGCGGGACTAAGGTCAGCACCGACACCCAGATATGGAACTTCGGGGTCAACCAGTACCTCCCCACCGGAGGCACCTTCAACCTCACCTTCAACAGCAACAAGAGCGACACCAACAGCGTCTTCACGACTTTCAACCCTACCTTTACTTCTTTCTTCAGCCTGAACCTCACCCAGCCACTGCTCCGCAACTTCAAGCTCGACTCCGCGCGGGAGGGCATCCGGGTGGCCAAGAAGAGCCGCGAGATCTCTGACGTCCAGTTCCGCCAGACCGTGATCAACACCGTGGCCAGCACGAAGCAAGGCTATTACGACCTCATCGCCGCCATCGACAACTTGGACGCCCAGCAGAAGAGCCTCGACCTGGCCAAGAAGCTGCTGAACGAGAACGAGATCAAGGTGCGGGTGGGGACCCTGGCCCCCCTGGACGTGGTGTCGGCACAGGCGGAAGTGGCCAGCCGCGAGGAGGGCGTGATCCGGGCCGAAGCCGCAATCCTCGACACCGAGGACGCCTTGAAGCGCTTGATCTTCCCCAAGAACGATCCCGCCACCTGGGACCTTAGGATCGTCCCCAAGGACAGGCCCAACGCCGAGCCCGTGCGGGTGGACGTGGGGACGGCCATCCAGAACGCCCTGGAAAAGCGGACGGACGTGGTGGTGGCCCGGAAAAACCTTGAAAAGGCAGACATCTCGGTGGACTTTGCGCGAAGCCAGGTGCTGCCCCAGGTGGACCTCGTCGCGAGCTACGGCTCGACGGGGGTGGGAGGGACAGGCCTGAAGCGTCAGAGCCTGGGGGGCCCCATCGTCAGCACCGTTCCGGGCGGGTACGGGGACGCCGCCGGCGACGCCTTGGGGATCGCGAACCCCACCTGGACGGTCCGCCTCAACCTGACCTATCCGCTCATGAATCGGGCGGCCGCGGCCCAATCCGCCCAGGCCCGCCTTTTCAAAGACCAGGCCCTGATCAGCTTCCAGCTTCTGGAACTGCAAGTCGCCCAGCAGGTGCGCGTCGCCGCGCGCGCGGTGGAGACGAACTCCAAGCGGATCGCGACAACCCGGGCCGCCCGCGTTCTCCAAGAGCAGCGTCTGGACGCGGAGGAGAAGAAATTCGCGGCCGGCATGTCCACAAACTTCCTCGTAACCCAGGCCCAGCGCGACCTAGCGGACGCCCGGGTGGCGGAGATCCAGGCCATCGCGGACTACAGCAAGAGCGTTGTCGAGCTCCAGCGCGTCCAGGAAGCGGGCGTGAGCGGGAGCGGGGGCGTGGCCACCGTCAGCACCGGCACGGGCAATCCCTTGGCGCCGCAAGCGGTGACGACGAGTTCCACCGGAACCACCTCCACCAGCAGGACCACCACCCCCACCTCCACGACCGGCACGACCACAACCGCGAGTACCGGGCCCTGA
- a CDS encoding C40 family peptidase — MPGSRVPVMGGAVLGLLVAGWAPAADRREAVVLLPVENMYSHPDPATDVVSQAVIGQVVAVSATEADFARIETPDHYPGWIRQAALLSYPGPAVPRYGTRGTLGEVVSLVANIYREPSVTSARPMSQAPLGARLEVAPTPEKDGWHRLRLPNGEGGFIQAGDIRLREAGAPTPRGSPAELVATARRLLGLPYLWGGMTPWGLDCSGLVSLVYHAHGVTLPRDADLQFEDPRAQVVPRKHLRPGDLLFFGKAKVTHVGLYVGGGRFINATTHTTPTVREDALDDPHWSALYRGARRPR, encoded by the coding sequence ATGCCAGGAAGCCGGGTGCCGGTGATGGGAGGGGCCGTTCTCGGCCTCCTTGTCGCGGGGTGGGCGCCAGCCGCTGACCGGCGTGAAGCGGTGGTCCTTCTCCCCGTCGAGAACATGTACTCGCATCCGGACCCCGCGACCGACGTGGTCAGCCAGGCCGTGATCGGTCAGGTGGTGGCCGTGTCCGCGACGGAGGCCGACTTCGCCCGCATCGAAACGCCCGACCACTACCCGGGCTGGATCCGGCAGGCCGCCCTGCTCTCGTACCCGGGCCCCGCGGTGCCCCGCTATGGCACGCGGGGCACGCTGGGGGAGGTCGTGAGCCTCGTCGCCAACATCTACCGGGAGCCGAGCGTTACCTCCGCCCGCCCCATGTCGCAGGCCCCCCTGGGCGCTCGCCTCGAGGTTGCCCCCACCCCCGAGAAGGATGGCTGGCACCGCTTGCGCCTCCCGAACGGAGAGGGCGGCTTCATCCAGGCCGGCGACATCCGCCTGCGGGAGGCCGGTGCGCCCACCCCGCGCGGCTCCCCGGCCGAGCTCGTGGCCACCGCCCGGCGGCTGCTGGGCCTGCCCTACCTCTGGGGCGGGATGACCCCCTGGGGCCTGGACTGCTCGGGCTTGGTGAGCCTCGTTTACCATGCTCACGGCGTGACCCTCCCCCGCGACGCCGATTTGCAGTTCGAGGATCCCCGGGCCCAGGTGGTCCCAAGGAAGCACCTTCGCCCCGGCGACCTTCTCTTCTTCGGCAAGGCCAAGGTCACCCACGTGGGCCTCTACGTGGGCGGAGGTCGGTTCATCAACGCCACCACCCACACGACGCCCACCGTGCGGGAGGACGCTCTTGACGATCCCCATTGGAGCGCCCTCTACCGCGGGGCCCGGCGGCCTCGATGA
- a CDS encoding ABC transporter substrate-binding protein — protein MTIPIGAPSTAGPGGLDESAPDPPGPVSALLALAFLATPVDTLVIGILADPPSLAPHRASDFVSAAVVVNVCETLVRLHPGGSRPEPALATTWASLDRRAWTFTLRKGVRFHDGTLLDADAVVANLENLRLKRGFPGRAERVGPYVVSITLDRPSAALLATLSQPFFSLQSPRQLAAGDDAPVGTGPYRLGAVRPGLLELLANADYWGGAPRLKRLVFRRLADEEDLAAALLAGDVDVTSALGQDRLATLHRHPEITLDSQTGLNLAFLSINNEHPPFGDRRVRQALARAVDRRALVNRLLGGHGEPAQNPLPPSLFGYGTRTKELILDRPAARRLLAEAGFPAGFETTLMAVNSPRPYMPAPLRLAAEIREDLLQVGIRARLREVPTWSEYVERGSRGDYDLAILGWQADTADPNDFLSALLASEAIGTTNRSRYRSPDMDALLKRGRMGGDPEARLSVYHEAQELFQRDMPWVPLYHVSVFTAYRRVVRGLTVGPTGILRFDKTWKRD, from the coding sequence TTGACGATCCCCATTGGAGCGCCCTCTACCGCGGGGCCCGGCGGCCTCGATGAGAGCGCGCCCGACCCGCCCGGGCCTGTGAGCGCCCTCCTCGCCCTCGCCTTCCTGGCCACGCCCGTCGACACCCTCGTCATCGGGATCCTCGCCGACCCCCCGAGCCTGGCCCCCCACCGCGCCAGCGACTTCGTCTCCGCGGCGGTGGTCGTGAACGTGTGCGAGACGCTCGTCCGTCTGCACCCCGGAGGGAGCCGGCCCGAGCCCGCTCTCGCCACCACCTGGGCCAGCCTGGACCGCCGCGCTTGGACATTCACGCTGCGGAAGGGCGTGCGCTTCCACGATGGAACGCTTCTCGACGCCGACGCGGTGGTGGCGAACCTGGAGAACCTCCGTTTGAAGCGGGGCTTCCCGGGGCGGGCGGAGCGGGTGGGGCCGTACGTGGTCTCGATCACGCTCGACCGCCCGAGCGCGGCCCTCCTGGCCACCCTCTCCCAGCCCTTCTTCTCGCTGCAGAGCCCGCGCCAGCTGGCGGCGGGAGACGACGCGCCCGTGGGGACCGGCCCCTACCGCCTGGGCGCGGTGCGACCCGGGCTCTTGGAGCTCCTGGCCAACGCCGACTACTGGGGGGGCGCCCCCCGCTTGAAGCGCCTGGTCTTCCGGCGGCTGGCCGACGAGGAGGACTTGGCGGCCGCGCTTCTGGCGGGGGACGTGGACGTCACGTCCGCTTTGGGCCAGGACCGCCTGGCGACCCTGCACCGCCACCCGGAGATCACCCTCGACTCGCAGACGGGCCTCAACCTCGCCTTCCTGTCCATCAACAACGAGCACCCCCCCTTCGGCGACCGGCGGGTCCGGCAGGCCTTGGCCCGCGCCGTGGACCGCCGCGCCCTCGTCAACCGCCTCCTGGGCGGCCACGGGGAGCCCGCCCAGAACCCGCTCCCCCCCTCGCTCTTCGGCTACGGCACGCGCACCAAGGAGCTGATCCTGGACCGGCCCGCCGCCCGCCGCCTCCTGGCCGAAGCGGGCTTCCCGGCCGGCTTCGAGACCACGCTCATGGCGGTCAATTCCCCCCGTCCCTACATGCCCGCCCCCCTGCGCTTGGCCGCCGAGATCCGGGAGGACCTGCTCCAGGTGGGCATCCGGGCTCGGTTACGCGAGGTCCCCACCTGGTCGGAGTACGTGGAGCGCGGGAGCCGGGGGGACTACGACCTGGCCATCCTCGGCTGGCAGGCCGACACCGCCGACCCCAACGACTTCCTCTCCGCCCTCCTCGCCTCCGAGGCCATCGGCACCACGAACCGGAGCCGGTATCGCAGCCCGGACATGGACGCGCTCCTCAAGCGGGGGCGCATGGGAGGCGATCCCGAGGCGCGCCTTTCCGTCTACCACGAGGCCCAGGAGCTGTTTCAGCGCGACATGCCCTGGGTCCCGCTCTACCACGTCTCCGTCTTCACCGCCTACCGCCGGGTGGTGCGGGGGCTCACGGTAGGGCCCACCGGAATCCTGAGGTTCGACAAAACATGGAAAAGGGACTGA
- a CDS encoding carboxypeptidase regulatory-like domain-containing protein, with translation MKTTVCRTFALLVSCSLFWPMSQAHAQGVTTGSIAGIVTDPQKQAVPGATVVAVHDASGTKYEGGTRADGRFSIPGMRVGGPYTVTASLSGFQPKVTKDVYVFLGGATDLELTLSNITVTEEVTVTAAADAIFSSARTGAATSVDREVLATIPTITDRINDYARLSPQYSGGPFGGSFMGQDNRLNNITVDGSYFNNSFGLGGQPGDRTQVTPISTAAVEEIEVNAAPYDVRQGHFVGAGVNMVTRSGNNAFHGSGYYWFRNDGLVGTNAAGNTFVPGTFDYKRYGGLLSGPIISDKLFFFASYENDKFTQPGTTFVANSGGQPVGGNITRVLGSDLNALGTYLKTNFSYDTGGYQGYSFETPAKRYLGKLDYNLNDKNKVSLRYLQLDSQTPVLLSNSGSLGFGGRRSSTTGLNFANSNYAILENIKSGVGEWNSIISSRMANQFIAGYTTNDESRPQSGSLFPFVDILQASTVYTSFGTEPFTPANQLRYHTFQAQDNFTWNRGSHTFTFGATGERYHSDNVFFPGSQSVYVYNSLQDFYTDANGYLANPNRTTSPVTLAQFQVRWNNIPGQTQPLQPLDVTYGGAYAQDEWQASRNVKLTYGLRVEVSSFGNNGFDNPLADALTFRDASGNPVQYNSGKLPDSKLLWSPRLGFNWDVSGNRTTQVRGGTGLFAGPPLYVWISNQIGNTGVLTGFQQLNNTTARPWNPSPDAYKPTTVTGAPASSYELALTDPNFKFPQVWRNNIAVDRRLGWGIVGTGEFIYSKDVNGISYINANLPAPQTNFVGADTRPRWTSNRIYPQVADATVLGNENAGYSWNASAALQKTFHQGFLKAAYAYGVSRNQVDPGSIAFGSWTGNPIARDPNNPPVADTEYYPGNRVFLAGSYRLEYLKFGATTFSFFWQGVTNGVASYTYANDLNGDGAFGNDLIYIPRDTSEMNFQPFTSGGHLYTAAEQSQAWNAYIAQDPYLSKHRGQYAERNGVRLPMVFHLDFSVAQDIFKDLGGKRHGLQFRADFLNFSNLLNHSWGVGQRLVNSQPLTNPGVDAQGRATYRMRVINGALMNQTFQTTAFLTDVYQIQFSLKYSF, from the coding sequence ATGAAGACCACCGTTTGCAGAACATTCGCCCTTCTCGTATCTTGCTCTCTCTTCTGGCCGATGAGCCAGGCCCACGCGCAGGGGGTCACGACGGGCTCCATCGCCGGCATCGTGACCGATCCCCAGAAGCAAGCTGTCCCCGGCGCGACCGTGGTCGCCGTCCACGATGCATCCGGAACCAAGTATGAAGGCGGGACGCGTGCGGATGGGAGGTTCTCCATCCCCGGCATGAGGGTCGGCGGTCCTTACACCGTCACCGCTTCCCTTTCCGGATTCCAGCCCAAGGTCACCAAGGACGTCTACGTCTTCCTCGGAGGCGCGACCGACCTAGAGCTGACCTTGAGCAACATCACCGTCACCGAGGAGGTCACGGTGACGGCCGCGGCCGACGCCATCTTCAGCTCCGCCCGCACCGGCGCGGCAACCTCCGTGGATCGGGAGGTCCTGGCGACCATCCCCACCATCACCGACCGCATCAACGACTACGCCCGTCTGAGCCCCCAGTACTCGGGCGGGCCCTTCGGCGGCAGCTTCATGGGGCAGGACAACCGCCTCAACAACATCACCGTCGACGGGTCGTACTTCAACAATTCGTTCGGCCTCGGCGGCCAGCCCGGAGACCGGACCCAAGTCACCCCCATCTCGACGGCCGCCGTCGAGGAGATCGAGGTCAACGCGGCCCCCTACGACGTCCGCCAGGGCCATTTCGTGGGCGCCGGCGTCAACATGGTCACCCGCAGCGGCAACAACGCCTTCCACGGCTCGGGTTACTACTGGTTCCGCAACGACGGCCTGGTGGGCACCAACGCCGCGGGCAACACCTTCGTCCCCGGCACGTTCGACTACAAGCGCTACGGGGGCTTGTTGTCGGGGCCCATCATCAGCGACAAGCTCTTCTTCTTCGCCAGCTACGAGAACGACAAATTCACCCAGCCGGGAACGACGTTCGTCGCCAACTCCGGAGGGCAGCCCGTGGGCGGCAACATCACGCGCGTCCTCGGCTCCGACCTGAACGCCCTGGGCACCTACCTCAAGACGAACTTCAGCTATGACACCGGCGGCTATCAGGGCTACAGCTTCGAGACCCCCGCCAAGAGATACCTCGGGAAGTTGGACTACAACCTCAACGACAAGAACAAGGTGAGCCTCCGCTACCTGCAGCTGGATTCGCAGACCCCGGTCCTCCTCTCGAACTCGGGCTCCCTCGGCTTCGGCGGCCGCCGCAGCAGCACCACCGGATTGAACTTCGCCAACTCCAACTACGCGATCCTCGAGAACATCAAGTCGGGAGTCGGCGAGTGGAACTCGATCATCAGCAGCCGAATGGCAAATCAGTTCATCGCGGGCTACACCACCAACGACGAGAGCCGACCGCAGAGTGGCTCCTTGTTCCCGTTCGTCGACATCCTCCAGGCCAGCACGGTGTACACGTCGTTCGGCACCGAGCCCTTCACCCCCGCCAACCAGCTCCGGTACCACACCTTCCAGGCCCAGGACAACTTCACGTGGAACCGCGGCAGCCACACGTTCACGTTCGGAGCGACGGGGGAGAGGTACCACTCCGACAACGTGTTCTTCCCCGGCTCCCAGAGCGTCTACGTCTACAACTCGCTTCAGGATTTCTACACCGACGCCAACGGCTACTTGGCCAACCCGAACCGGACCACGTCGCCGGTGACCCTCGCGCAATTCCAGGTGCGCTGGAACAACATCCCGGGCCAGACGCAGCCCCTCCAGCCCCTCGACGTCACTTACGGGGGCGCCTACGCCCAGGACGAGTGGCAAGCGAGCCGTAACGTCAAGCTGACCTATGGCCTGCGGGTCGAGGTCTCGTCCTTTGGCAACAACGGCTTCGACAACCCGCTCGCCGACGCGCTCACGTTCCGCGATGCGAGCGGGAACCCGGTCCAGTACAATTCGGGGAAGCTGCCCGACTCCAAGCTCCTCTGGTCGCCGCGCCTGGGCTTCAACTGGGACGTGAGCGGCAATCGCACGACGCAGGTGCGCGGGGGCACGGGCCTCTTCGCGGGCCCTCCCCTCTACGTGTGGATCTCGAACCAGATCGGCAATACGGGCGTGCTCACCGGCTTCCAGCAGCTTAACAATACGACGGCCCGGCCGTGGAACCCGAGCCCGGACGCCTACAAGCCCACCACCGTCACCGGGGCCCCCGCCTCGAGCTACGAGCTCGCCTTGACCGACCCGAACTTCAAGTTCCCGCAGGTCTGGCGAAACAACATCGCGGTGGACCGCCGGCTCGGGTGGGGCATCGTGGGCACCGGCGAGTTCATCTACAGCAAGGACGTGAACGGGATCTCCTACATCAACGCCAACCTGCCCGCGCCCCAGACGAACTTCGTGGGCGCCGACACGCGCCCCCGCTGGACGAGCAACCGGATCTACCCGCAAGTCGCGGACGCCACCGTGCTCGGAAACGAAAACGCGGGCTACTCCTGGAACGCTTCGGCTGCCCTCCAGAAGACGTTCCACCAGGGCTTCCTGAAGGCTGCTTACGCCTATGGGGTTTCCAGAAACCAGGTCGATCCCGGGTCTATCGCGTTTGGCTCCTGGACCGGCAACCCGATCGCCCGCGATCCCAACAACCCCCCCGTCGCCGACACAGAGTATTACCCCGGCAACCGCGTTTTCCTGGCGGGCAGCTACCGGCTCGAATACCTCAAGTTCGGGGCGACGACCTTCTCCTTCTTCTGGCAGGGGGTCACCAACGGCGTGGCCAGCTACACCTACGCCAATGACCTGAACGGCGACGGAGCCTTTGGAAACGACTTGATCTACATCCCGCGGGACACCTCCGAGATGAACTTCCAGCCGTTCACCTCCGGGGGCCACCTCTACACCGCGGCCGAGCAGTCCCAGGCCTGGAACGCCTACATCGCGCAGGACCCCTACTTGAGCAAGCACCGGGGCCAGTACGCGGAGCGCAACGGGGTGCGCCTGCCCATGGTGTTCCACCTCGACTTCAGCGTGGCTCAGGACATCTTCAAGGACCTCGGAGGGAAGCGCCACGGCCTGCAGTTCCGGGCGGACTTCCTCAACTTCTCGAACCTGCTGAACCACAGCTGGGGAGTGGGTCAGCGCCTGGTGAACTCGCAGCCCCTCACCAACCCGGGCGTCGACGCCCAGGGCAGGGCCACCTACAGGATGAGGGTCATCAACGGCGCGCTCATGAACCAGACTTTCCAGACGACCGCGTTCCTGACGGACGTCTACCAGATCCAGTTCAGCCTTAAGTACAGCTTCTAA
- a CDS encoding ABC transporter ATP-binding protein, giving the protein MSPDGTPVIKVQDLHKSYLIGDVTVHALRGVDLAVERGCFLAVIGASGSGKSTFMNILGLLDQPTTGHYWLAGEDVSGFDRDRRAVLRNRTIGFVFQSFNLLPRTSALENVELPLLYNGRAGGATERHRQAKSLLEAVSLADRAHHTPSQLSGGQQQRVAIARALVNEPEMILADEPTGNLDSRTSVEIMEILQRLNRTKGITVVLITHEPDIAEYAGRVVGFRDGRVVKDETVARPRDAGAELAVMPAAEVEV; this is encoded by the coding sequence ATGAGCCCGGACGGGACTCCGGTCATAAAGGTCCAGGACCTCCACAAGTCCTACCTGATCGGTGACGTGACCGTCCACGCCCTCCGGGGGGTGGATCTGGCCGTGGAGCGAGGGTGCTTCCTGGCCGTGATCGGCGCCTCCGGGAGCGGGAAGTCGACGTTCATGAACATCCTCGGCCTCCTCGACCAGCCCACCACCGGCCACTACTGGCTGGCGGGGGAGGACGTCTCCGGCTTCGACCGCGACCGCAGGGCCGTGCTTCGCAACCGGACGATCGGTTTCGTCTTCCAGAGCTTCAACCTGCTCCCGCGCACCTCCGCTCTGGAGAACGTCGAGCTGCCCCTGCTTTACAACGGCCGCGCGGGGGGCGCCACGGAGCGCCACCGGCAGGCCAAGAGCCTCCTGGAGGCGGTGAGCCTCGCCGACCGCGCCCACCACACGCCCAGCCAGCTCTCCGGCGGCCAGCAGCAGCGGGTGGCCATCGCCCGCGCGCTCGTGAACGAGCCGGAGATGATCCTGGCCGACGAGCCCACCGGCAACCTGGACAGCCGGACGAGCGTGGAGATCATGGAGATCCTGCAGCGCCTCAATCGCACCAAGGGGATCACCGTGGTCCTCATCACGCACGAGCCCGACATCGCGGAGTACGCGGGCCGGGTGGTCGGTTTCCGCGACGGCCGGGTGGTGAAGGACGAGACAGTGGCCCGCCCCCGGGACGCGGGGGCGGAGCTGGCCGTGATGCCCGCGGCGGAAGTCGAGGTCTGA